The following coding sequences lie in one Globicephala melas chromosome 15, mGloMel1.2, whole genome shotgun sequence genomic window:
- the BOLA2B gene encoding LOW QUALITY PROTEIN: bolA-like protein 2 (The sequence of the model RefSeq protein was modified relative to this genomic sequence to represent the inferred CDS: inserted 1 base in 1 codon), whose translation MEVQKPETVGKLGLQEGGSAVFTDALVRAEVETSTEVALVRAEXSVAGVRAGVLSPLGRRPCWAATMELSAEYLREKLQRDLEAEHVEVEDTTPNRCASSFRVLVVSAKFEGKPLLQRHRLVNTCLAEELLHIHAFEQKTLTPEQWTREQQK comes from the exons GTGCAGAAACCGGAGACTGTTGGAAAACTGGGCTTGCAAGAGGGCGGAAGTGCTGTGTTTACTGACGCCTTAGTAAGGGCGGAAGTAGAGACCTCAACGGAAGTGGCGCTAGTAAGGGCGG GCAGTGTGGCAGGGGTGCGAGCAGGGGTACTGTCCCCGCTGGGACGTCGACCCTGTTGGGCTGCCACAATGGAACTCAGCGCCGAGTACCTCCGGGAGAAGCTGCAGCGGGACCTGGAGGCGGAACACGTG GAAGTGGAGGACACGACTCCCAACCGTTGCGCGTCTAGCTTCCGAGTCCTCGTGGTGTCGGCCAAGTTCGAGGGGAAGCCGCTGCTTCAGAGACACCG GCTTGTGAACACTTGCCTAGCAGAAGAGCTCCTGCACATCCATGCTTTTGAGCAGAAAACCCTGACTCCAGAGCAGTGGACCCGTGAGCAGCAGAAATAA